One Candidatus Hydrogenedentota bacterium genomic window carries:
- a CDS encoding glycoside hydrolase family 16 protein, with amino-acid sequence MFATTVLVAMLLNAEALEAPTHLPPADAGKEWRLVWQDEFEGSTLDESKWERIDGPRRDAYWSRDDAYVDGKGCLVLRTKKEGERYSSGAVRTKGKFEHRYGYWECRCKFPKQPGHWPAFWLMPAQGLPDAEVGGAAGTEIDIMEKAWLTEKINHALHWNGYASHHKQEAREIERPGLNEGFHTFAVLWSPDEYVFFVDGEETWRTKADGPSQALSYAKLTEEIGPWAGKIEEATLPDYFVVDYVRVFDMAVQDKK; translated from the coding sequence ATGTTCGCAACAACCGTACTCGTGGCCATGCTTTTGAACGCCGAAGCACTGGAAGCCCCCACTCACCTTCCGCCTGCAGACGCCGGTAAAGAATGGCGTCTGGTGTGGCAGGACGAATTTGAAGGGTCCACGCTGGACGAATCCAAGTGGGAACGAATCGACGGCCCGCGGCGAGATGCGTATTGGTCCAGAGACGATGCCTATGTCGATGGCAAAGGTTGTCTTGTCTTGCGAACCAAGAAGGAAGGTGAACGGTACTCGTCCGGCGCCGTTCGCACCAAAGGTAAGTTCGAACACCGGTACGGGTACTGGGAATGCCGCTGTAAGTTTCCGAAGCAGCCGGGTCACTGGCCGGCATTCTGGCTGATGCCTGCGCAAGGACTTCCCGACGCCGAAGTGGGCGGCGCTGCCGGAACGGAAATCGATATCATGGAGAAGGCGTGGCTTACCGAAAAGATCAATCATGCCCTCCACTGGAACGGCTATGCGTCTCATCATAAGCAAGAGGCTCGAGAGATTGAGCGACCGGGATTGAACGAGGGCTTTCACACGTTCGCCGTGCTTTGGTCTCCGGATGAATACGTCTTCTTTGTAGACGGCGAGGAAACGTGGCGCACGAAAGCTGACGGCCCAAGCCAAGCACTCTCCTACGCCAAGCTGACCGAAGAAATCGGTCCCTGGGCAGGCAAGATTGAAGAGGCCACACTGCCCGACTACTTTGTCGTCGACTATGTCCGCGTTTTCGATATGGCAGTTCAAGACAAGAAGTAG